One genomic segment of Gossypium arboreum isolate Shixiya-1 chromosome 3, ASM2569848v2, whole genome shotgun sequence includes these proteins:
- the LOC108483727 gene encoding UDP-glucose 6-dehydrogenase 5-like produces the protein MVKICCIGAGYVGGPTMAVIALKCPEIQVAVVDISVPRISAWNSDTLPIYEPGLDEVVKKCREKNLLFSSDVEKYVSEADIVFVSVNTPTKTQGLGAGKAADLTYWESAARMIADVSKSNKIVVEKSTVPVKTAEAIEKILTHNSKGINFQILSNPEFLAEGTAIQDLFEPDRVLIGGRETPEGQKAIKALRDVYAHWVPMDRIICTNLWSAELSKLAANAFLAQRISSVNAMSALCEATGADVSQVSHAVGKDTRIGPKFLNASVGFGGSCFQKDILNLVYICECNGLPEVANYWKQVIKVNDYQKTRFVNRIVSSMFNTVSGKKIAILGFAFKKDTGDTRETPAIDVCKGLLGDKAMLSIYDPQVSEEQIQRDLSMNKFDWDHPVHLQPTSPSSMKQVSVVWDAYAATKDAHGICILTEWDEFKTLDYQKIYDNMQKPAFVFDGRNIVDVAKLREIGFIVYSIGKPLDEWLKDMPAVA, from the coding sequence ATGGTGAAGATCTGTTGCATCGGAGCCGGGTATGTTGGTGGGCCAACAATGGCTGTCATTGCACTAAAATGCCCAGAAATTCAAGTAGCTGTTGTGGATATTTCAGTGCCAAGAATTAGTGCCTGGAATAGTGATACTCTCCCCATATACGAGCCAGGGCTCGACGAGGTGGTGAAGAAATGCAGAGAAAAGAACCTTTTGTTTAGCAGTGATGTGGAGAAGTATGTTTCTGAGGCTGATATAGTGTTTGTTTCGGTTAACACACCCACCAAAACTCAAGGCCTTGGTGCTGGGAAAGCGGCTGATCTCACCTACTGGGAGAGTGCGGCTCGTATGATTGCCGATGTATCCAAATCCAACAAGATTGTGGTTGAGAAGTCGACCGTCCCTGTTAAAACTGCCGAGGCAATTGAGAAAATTTTGACACACAACAGCAAAGGCATCAACTTTCAGATTCTCTCCAACCCTGAATTCCTTGCTGAGGGAACTGCAATCCAGGACCTATTTGAACCTGACCGTGTTCTCATAGGAGGAAGAGAGACCCCAGAAGGTCAAAAGGCTATTAAGGCATTGAGGGATGTTTATGCTCACTGGGTTCCGATGGACCGTATCATATGCACCAACCTCTGGTCTGCTGAGCTATCGAAGCTCGCTGCCAATGCCTTCTTGGCACAGAGAATCTCTTCTGTTAATGCTATGTCGGCATTGTGTGAGGCCACTGGTGCTGATGTGAGCCAAGTTTCTCATGCTGTCGGAAAGGATACGAGAATAGGACCCAAGTTCTTGAATGCTAGTGTTGGTTTTGGTGGATCATGTTTCCAAAAGGATATTCTCAACTTGGTTTATATCTGTGAGTGCAATGGGCTCCCAGAGGTAGCAAATTACTGGAAACAAGTGATAAAGGTGAACGATTACCAGAAAACTCGCTTTGTGAACCGGATTGTGTCCTCAATGTTCAACACAGTTTCAGGGAAGAAGATTGCCATTCTTGGCTTTGCTTTCAAGAAGGACACTGGTGACACTAGGGAGACCCCGGCGATTGATGTGTGCAAAGGACTGTTGGGTGACAAGGCTATGCTGAGCATATACGACCCTCAAGTCAGCGAAGAGCAGATTCAGAGGGATCTTTCGATGAACAAGTTCGATTGGGACCATCCAGTTCATCTTCAACCGACGAGCCCGAGTTCCATGAAGCAAGTTAGCGTTGTTTGGGATGCCTATGCGGCAACAAAGGATGCTCATGGAATTTGCATTCTGACAGAGTGGGATGAGTTTAAAACCCTGGATTACCAGAAGATTTATGATAACATGCAGAAGCCTGCATTCGTCTTCGATGGCCGGAACATCGTGGATGTAGCTAAGCTGAGGGAAATCGGGTTTATTGTCTACTCCATTGGAAAGCCATTGGATGAATGGCTAAAGGACATGCCAGCGGTGGCATAA
- the LOC108480224 gene encoding uncharacterized protein LOC108480224, with translation MGFKRPFDSEELQELPFKHPRQFDNNNKLTQFADTISHSYTHQDPHISVDVEGGFRKCQWDEAFETGGLNDERPLVDKDFETSAPLSLITSISSEEDVDTGPAAISPISPEYFDFDFPRRMLGPVEDAYSLLLDRSPRKQVLLGPNHQANVPSLGRHIKDKFVQNCASDTNDIGYEEIMMGTCVIPMPDSDLSANDSGKVGAGRTDCSCLDGGSFRCVRQHVMEAREKLRKSLGHEKFVKLGFYDMGEDVAYKWSEEEEEIFREVVYSNPASLGKKFWKHFSMVFPSRSKRELVSYYFNVFILQRRAVQNRSSILDIDSDDDEWHGSQQVYEVKASEEDEDSSAIESLAAQEGLSNHEGDCLGDDDDDGSDDDDDDDSGDSDSGSGDGNYSSAAARGDYGVNLMLKGPIAKSFDESRFDLVFEQTNNDLGRVEDFNVQDDSCMSFEFQPNMVDSHSLIDTKADLHDGQMKTDLCKCMQAKVDGSTDLVSHVYLLDTCDAKIWDARYPTTATEGIDLQPTCNVIEEIFGQDTWDNKMRNE, from the exons ATGGGATTTAAGCGCCCTTTTGACAGTGAGGAGTTGCAGGAACTTCCTTTCAAGCATCCAAGACAGTTTGACAATAACAACAAATTGACTCAGTTTGCTGATACTATTTCCCATAGCTATACCCATCAGGATCCCCATATTTCAG TTGATGTTGAGGGTGGATTTCGTAAATGCCAATGGGATGAAGCATTTGAAACTGGTGGTCTTAATGATGAAAGACCTTTGGTTGATAAGGATTTTGAGACTAGTGCTCCCTTGTCTTTGATCACTAGCATTTCTAGTGAGGAAGATGTAGATACTGGGCCGGCAGCAATTTCACCTATTTCTCCAGAATATTTTGACTTTGATTTCCCAAGAAGAATGTTGGGCCCTGTTGAGGATGCCTATTCTTTACTCTTGGATCGGTCTCCCCGAAAACAGGTTCTGCTTGGGCCAAATCATCAAGCCAATGTTCCTTCATTGGGTAGGCACATAAAGGACAAATTTGTTCAGAATTGTGCATCAGACACCAATGATATTGGCTATGAAGAGATTATGATGGGAACATGTGTCATTCCAATGCCTGATTCAGATTTGTCCGCAAATGACAGTGGCAAAGTTGGTGCTGGAAGAACTGATTGTAGCTGCCTGGATGGGGGCTCATTCAGATGTGTGAGACAGCATGTCATGGAAGCACGGGAAAAACTGCGAAAATCCCTTGGGCATGAAAAGTTTGTGAAGCTGGGGTTTTATGATATGGGTGAGGATGTTGCATATAAATGGAGTGAGGAAGAAGAAGAGATCTTTCGTGAGGTTGTTTACTCTAATCCTGCATCCTTGGGTAAGAAGTTCTGGAAGCATTTCTCAATGGTGTTCCCATCACGATCCAAAAGGGAGCTTGTCAGCTATTATTTCAATGTCTTTATCCTTCAGAGACGAGCTGTTCAGAACAGATCCAGTATTCTGGACATTGACAGTGATGATGATGAGTGGCATGGAAGTCAACAGGTTTATGAAGTTAAGGCTTCAGAGGAAGATGAAGACTCTTCTGCTATTGAGTCCCTTGCTGCTCAAGAAGGCCTGTCAAACCATGAAGGTGATTGTCTTGGAGATGATGACGACGATGgtagtgatgatgatgatgatgatgacagTGGTGACTCTGATAGTGGTAGCGGAGATGGAAATTATAGCAGTGCTGCAGCAAGAGGGGATTATGGTGTAAATCTTATGTTAAAAGGACCTATTGCAAAATCATTTGATGAGAGCAGGTTTGATCTTGTTTTTGAACAAACAAACAATGATTTGGGACGAGTAGAGGATTTCAATGTACAGGATGACTCATGCATGTCTTTTGAGTTTCAGCCAAACATGGTTGACTCTCATAGTCTGATCGACACAAAGGCTGATTTGCATGATGGTCAAATGAAGACTGACCTTTGCAAGTGTATGCAGGCTAAAGTAGACGGGTCTACTGACCTGGTGAGCCATGTCTATTTATTGGATACCTGTGACGCAAAAATCTGGGACGCTAGATATCCTACAACTGCTACAGAAGGTATCGATCTCCAGCCTACATGCAACGTTATTGAGGAGATTTTTGGACAGGACACTTGGGATAACAAAATGAGAAATGAATAA